In Papaver somniferum cultivar HN1 chromosome 1, ASM357369v1, whole genome shotgun sequence, a genomic segment contains:
- the LOC113296973 gene encoding transcription factor bHLH143-like, with protein MEKDLQLSNLNSPGFTLDSNPGDYLRTCTNRYPSMVPPNASLPGYNAAGLPQSKIGQVNEPNGWFYCLPRHRQTLTPLPNSAPKELASSPYRHGGIDGCGAGAVPSSLAGSDQKRFLVFDQSGDQTSLFYSSAVGSNARHPCYDGAKSLHITGSQKDDLTSNRELIPHCQVASVPLEESQESGDRSEMHEDTEELNALLYSDDECDSDDEEISTGHSPRDVIGCQDLEEVGENLVDIVSSACPTKRKRVLEEDHYNASLLDTASSGIANHSVECNDDAESSCAGGSMRQKDMESLPVNKRLRRERVRETVKILQNLIPGGKDKDAIMVIDEAIQYIKSLKFKARSMK; from the coding sequence ATGGAAAAAGACTTGCAATTATCCAACCTTAACAGCCCGGGATTCACATTAGATTCAAATCCCGGTGATTATTTGAGGACGTGTACAAACCGGTACCCCAGTATGGTTCCTCCGAATGCATCTTTGCCAGGATACAATGCTGCTGGCTTACCTCAATCAAAGATTGGGCAAGTTAATGAACCTAATGGCTGGTTCTATTGCTTACCTCGCCATCGCCAGACGTTAACTCCATTGCCAAACTCTGCACCCAAAGAGTTGGCTTCTTCCCCTTATCGGCATGGTGGCATAGATGGATGTGGTGCAGGGGCTGTACCCAGTTCACTAGCTGGGTCTGACCAGAAGAGATTCCTTGTCTTTGATCAGTCTGGAGATCAAACAAGTCTTTTCTACAGTTCTGCAGTTGGTTCAAATGCTCGACACCCATGTTATGATGGTGCGAAATCATTGCACATTACTGGGTCGCAGAAGGATGACCTTACAAGTAACAGAGAGCTGATCCCTCATTGTCAAGTTGCCTCAGTTCCTCTTGAGGAGAGTCAAGAATCTGGGGATAGAAGTGAAATGCACGAAGATACAGAAGAGCTTAATGCACTATTATACTCTGATGATGAATgtgattccgatgatgaagagattAGCACGGGCCATTCCCCACGTGATGTGATTGGATGCCAGGACCTTGAGGAGGTTGGCGAAAATTTAGTAGACATTGTTAGTTCTGCTTGTCCAACTAAAAGGAAGAGGGTATTGGAGGAAGACCATTATAATGCATCACTTCTGGACACTGCAAGTTCGGGAATAGCAAATCACTCAGTGGAGTGCAACGACGATGCTGAATCAAGTTGTGCAGGAGGCAGCATGAGACAAAAAGATATGGAATCCTTACCAGTTAATAAGCGGCTGAGGAGAGAGAGGGTAAGGGAGACAGTGAAAATTCTGCAGAACCTAATTCCAGGAGGGAAAGACAAGGATGCTATTATGGTCATTGATGAAGCTATCCAATACATCAAGTCCCTAAAGTTTAAAGCTAGATCAATGAAGTGA
- the LOC113296980 gene encoding root phototropism protein 3-like: protein MWESESESGRGRDYGNEVVSTSKHGVKTDGFERRDHSWYVATDVPSDLLVQVGDIGFHLHKYPLLSRSGKMNRIIYDSHEANISRVEFDDLPGGSDAFELAAKFCYGIAVDLTAGNISGLRCTAEYLEMTEDLEEGNLIFKTEAFLSYVVLSSWRDSILVLKSCEHLSPWAENLQIVRRCSESIAWKACTNPRSIRWAYTGKPTSISSPKWNEMNESSPGRNQQAPPDWWFEDVSILRIDHFVRVVTAIKVKGMRFEYIGAAIMQYGSKWLPSLTKEGSGDEGNNSRDSKSSCSSSSWNGGLHMIVAGNKEDPPNLQIKEQRMIVESLISIIPPQKDSVSCSFLLRLLRMANMLKVAPALVTELEKRVGMQFEQATLVDLLIPSYNKTETLYDVDLIQRLLEHFLVQEQTEPSSPNRQTLSDKLNYEGRGNAKMRVAKLVDSYLTEVSRDRNLTLTKFQVLAEALPESARTCDDGLYRAVDSYLKAHPTLSEHERKRICRVMDCQKLSIDACMHAAQNERLPLRVVVQVLFSEQVKISNAIANNTLKETGESHYQPLVTSRKALIEATPQSFQEGWSTAKKDINTLKFELESMKTKYLELQIDMENLQRQFDKLSKQKHSSAWTSGWKKLGKLTKMTPLESSDSGSQIPTVPAEQTRKGPRRWRNSIS, encoded by the exons ATGTGGGAATCGGAGAGTGAGTCGGGTAGAGGGAGAGATTACGGGAACGAAGTAGTTAGTACGAGCAAACACGGTGTCAAGACGGATGGATTTGAAAGAAGGGATCATTCTTG GTACGTCGCCACTGATGTGCCAAGTGACTTGCTTGTTCAAGTCGGAGATATTGGTTTTCATCTGCACAAG TATCCCCTGCTTTCGCGGAgcggaaagatgaatagaattataTATGATTCACATGAAGCAAACATAAGCAGAGTTGAATTCGACGATCTTCCGGGAGGCTCAGATGCATTTGAACTTGCTGCAAAATTCTGTTATGGTATAGCTGTTGATCTAACCGCTGGAAACATCTCTGGTTTGAGATGTACAGCGGAGTATCTTGAGATGACTGAGGATCTGGAAGAAGGAAACCTTATATTCAAAACAGAAGCTTTTCTTAGCTATGTTGTGTTATCATCTTGGAGAGACTCAATTTTAGTACTGAAAAGCTGTGAACATCTTTCTCCATGGGCAGAAAATCTCCAGATTGTCCGGAGGTGCAGTGAATCCATTGCTTGGAAAGCTTGCACCAATCCTAGAAGTATTAGATGGGCTTATACAGGAAAACCTACAAGCATTTCCAGTCCGAAATGGAATGAAATGAACGAATCGAGTCCTGGTAGAAATCAGCAAGCACCGCCGGATTGGTGGTTTGAGGATGTATCGATCCTCAGGATCGATCATTTTGTGAGGGTTGTCACTGCAATTAAAGTAAAAGGTATGAGGTTTGAATATATTGGAGCTGCAATTATGCAGTATGGCTCGAAATGGTTACCCAGTTTAACAAAAGAAGGATCAGGAGATGAAGGCAATAACAGTAGAGACAGTAAAAGCAGCTGCAGTAGTAGTAGCTGGAATGGTGGGTTACACATGATTGTTGCAGGAAATAAGGAAGATCCGCCAAATCTTCAGATCAAAGAACAAAGGATGATCGTTGAGAGCCTTATTAGCATCATTCCTCCACAGAAGGACAGTGTTTCATGCAGCTTCCTTCTTCGGCTTTTGAGAATGGCAAACATGCTAAAGGTGGCTCCTGCATTGGTTACTGAGCTAGAGAAACGAGTCGGAATGCAATTCGAACAGGCTACTTTGGTTGATCTTCTAATTCCTTCTTACAATAAGACTGAGACTTTGTATGATGTTGATCTTATCCAAAGGCTTTTGGAGCATTTTCTGGTTCAAGAACAAACAGAACCTTCAAGTCCCAACAGGCAAACATTGTCTGACAAACTCAATTATGAAGGAAGGGGCAATGCAAAGATGAGAGTCGCAAAGCTCGTGGATAGTTATCTCACAGAAGTGTCGAGAGACAGAAATCTCACCTTGACGAAGTTCCAGGTCTTGGCAGAGGCGTTACCAGAATCCGCAAGAACTTGTGATGACGGTCTTTACCGCGCAGTAGACTCATATTTGAAG GCACATCCGACGCTCTCTGAGCATGAACGAAAGCGGATTTGCCGTGTGATGGACTGCCAAAAGCTCTCAATTGACGCCTGCATGCATGCTGCACAAAATGAACGTCTCCCACTGAGAGTGGTGGTGCAAGTTCTTTTCTCTGAACAAGTAAAGATAAGCAATGCTATAGCCAACAACACATTAAAGGAGACGGGCGAATCTCACTACCAGCCTCTAGTCACAAGCCGCAAAGCTTTGATCGAAGCCACCCCACAATCATTTCAAGAGGGATGGTCAACAGCGAAAAAGGACATTAATACATTGAAGTTTGAGTTAGAGAGTATGAAAACGAAATACCTGGAACTTCAAATTGACATGGAGAATTTGCAAAGGCAGTTCGATAAGTTGTCAAAGCAGAAGCACTCATCTGCCTGGACAAGTGGCTGGAAGAAGCTGGGCAAATTGACCAAGATGACGCCTTTAGAATCGTCAGACTCTGGGTCTCAGATCCCGACTGTTCCTGCCGAGCAAACAAGAAAGGGCCCCAGAAGATGGAGGAACTCTATCTCCTAA